Proteins co-encoded in one Gossypium arboreum isolate Shixiya-1 chromosome 11, ASM2569848v2, whole genome shotgun sequence genomic window:
- the LOC108471198 gene encoding L10-interacting MYB domain-containing protein-like translates to MKNARILTVEVPRGRSNEKIKAVWDRNLTMIFCDLCIKEKDHNCRRGTYFKKEGWSRLVANFNKETGKEYEKSQLKNRWDLLKKEWKLWKQLKGNDTCLGWDPNKNNIDTSEAWWEKKLKLMPEATKFKNGGIDPELENKLDWMFQGINDDVTFTPTFGLPSIDGTDDDEPPKVEVEEVVAVEDIQMSKKAMGEHFNEMDNHCMEQNPQAHSESEHQSEPPNQKKRSPESDSSHLNKGKEKVPKLVGRVSKLSRQIDRLCSAAESMSTATSAKITFEPYNIPEAIRMLDNMEEEVPKMSQLYFFATKLFIDKDKRTVFMSLSSDIRAWWLKMEMEESSKAA, encoded by the exons ATGAAGAATGCTCGAATTCTTACGGTAGAGGTTCCTCGAGGTAGGAGTAATGAAAAAATCAAGGCAGTATGGGACAGGAACTTAACGATGATATTCTGTGATCTTTGCATAAAGGAAAAAGATCATAATTGTAGGCGAGGAACTTACTTTAAAAAGGAAGGGTGGTCGAGGTTGGTTGCGAATTTTAACAAAGAAACTGGTAAAGAATATGAAAAGTCGCAGCTGAAGAATCGATGGGATCTACTGAAAAAAGAATGGAAGCTATGGAAACAGCTCAAAGGGAATGATACCTGTTTGGGTTGGGATCCTAATAAGAACAATATCGATACTTCAGAGGCATGGTGGGAAAAAAAGTTAAAG CTAATGCCTGAGGCTACAAAGTTCAAAAATGGTGGTATTGATCCAGAATTAGAAAACAAATTAGATTGGATGTTTCAGGGTATCAATGACGACGTAACTTTCACACCCACATTTGGTCTACCGTCGATTGATGGAACTGATGATGATGAACCGCCTAAAGTAGAGGTTGAGGAGGTTGTCGCTGTAGAAGATATTCAAATGTCGAAAAAGGCAATGGGTGAACATTTCAATGAGATGGATAACCATTGCATGGAACAGAATCCTCAGGCTCACTCCGAATCCGAGCACCAGTCAGAGCCACCGAACCAGAAAAAGAGATCTCCAGAGTCAGATTCTTCTCATCTCAACAAGGGTAAAGAGAAAGTACCAAAACTAGTTGGGAGGGTTTCAAAACTATCTAGGCAGATAGATAGATTGTGTAGTGCAGCCGAAAGTATGAGTACGGCAACTTCAGCCAAGATAACTTTTGAGCCATACAACATTCCGGAGGCAATTCGAATGCTTGATAACATGGAGGAAGAAGTTCCGAAGATGAGCCAATTGTATTTTTTTGCCACGAAGCTGTTCATTGACAAGGATAAGCGGACGGTATTTATGTCATTGTCAAGTGATATCAGAGCTTGGTGGCTTAAAATGGAGATGGAGGAGAGCTCCAAGGCTGCTTAA